The genomic window ACACACCCACTATGACCGAAATCGACATCAGTTCACAACAGGCCGCGATCGACGAGTATCAGGGCGACCCCGGCGACCGCCCCGTCCTGCGGGCCCGATTCGAACACAACGGCAGCCCGCGGTACATGCTCTACACGATCAAGCGGTTCGGCTACGATCACGACCACGGCTTTCACCTCGACCTGCGACTCGTCTCCGACGAGTTAGACGAGGGCCGGGAGACCGTCGAGGCGAAACTGCAGGACGGTGACGCCGACCTGATCGACATCGACTACATCTCGACGGCCCGCGAGCGCGCCGACGGCGCGCCGATCGTCGCCTTCCACCCCTACGGCCAGACCGTCGGCGGCCTCGTCGTCCCCGAGGACTCCGGGATCGAGGGCCTCGCGGACCTCTCCGGCCACCGGATCGGCGTCGTCAGACGCCTCGACAAGAACTGGATCCTCGTCCGGGCGGCCTGCCGGGAGGCCCACGGCTTCGACCCCGACGAGACAGCCACGCCGGTCGAAGCCGGCTCGAAGGTCGAACTCACGCGGCTGCTCGAGGACGGTGAGGTCGACGCCATCTTGCAGTTCTGGCAGATCGTTCCGGAGATCGTCGAGACCGGGCCGTACCGCGAGGTGCTGCCGATGTCGACGCTGGTCGATCGCCTCGCCGGCACCGAAGCCGACGCCGATCGCCCGATCCCCGTCTCGACGTTCCTGACGAGCGAGACGTACCTGACCGATCACCCCGATGCGGTCCGCGGGTTCCGCGGCGCGTTTCAGGATGCCGTCGAGCGATTACAGCGCGACGACGGCCTCTGGGACGAGATCGGCGAGCGGCTCATGTACGAGGACGATCCCGAGGTCGTCCGAGCCGTCCGCGACCGGTGGCGCGCGATGGTCGTCGCCGACTGGGACGAGACCACTGTCGAGGGAATGGAACGGCTGTTCGACCACCTCGAATCGGTCGCCGGCGCGGATGCACTCGGCGTCGAGGAGCTCCCCGAGGGGCTGTTCCGACCCGAACTCGAGGTGGAGGCATGACGGACGCCCCCCTCTCGTTTCAGCTCAACTGGGAGCCGAACGGGTTTCAGTCGCCGTACTTCCTCGCCCGCGAGGCGGGCTTCTACGAGGACGAAGACCTCGAGGTCGAGTTCGTCGAGGGCCACGGCTCGCCCTACGCGGCCAAACGCGCCGCCCGCGGCGATGCGGATATCGCGCTCGCCGGCGCGAGCGCCGTCTTGGCGAAACAGAGCGAGGGGTTCGAGCCGCTCGCGGTCGCGGCGGTGACCCAGAAGACGCCGGCGGCCGTCTACACGCTGCGGGACGTCTTCGGCGAGGAGCTTACCGAACCCGCACAACTCGCCGGCCGAACCGTCGCGCCCTCCGCGACGAAGACGCGGATCCTCACGGCCCAGTTACTCGAGGACGCGGGCATCCGCGACGAGGTCGACCTCCTCGAGGTCGATCCGCACACGCACCACCGCGTCCAGCACAAGGTGATCGACGGGACGGTCGACGCCGCGGTCGGCGTGGTCACCAACGGGATCGAAATCGGGCGAGAGCACGACCGGACGCCCGACGAACTCCCGATCGGCGAGTATCTCGACATCTACGGGATGACGCTCGTCACCGGTCCCGAGTTCGCCGACGAACGACCCGAGACGATCCGATCGTTCCTCCGGGCGACCGCCCGCGGCTGGGCCGCCGCGACCCGCGATCCGGAGCGCGCGATCGACGTACTGGTCGACCGCAACGCCACGCTCGAGCGCAACCGGGAGATCGAGCGACTGAAGTTCGAGACCGCCGCCCATCAACTCCAGTTCACGCCGTACGTCCGGGACCACGGCTGGGGCGCACAGGACGGGGATCGCTGGCGGCGACTCGGCGAGACGCTCTCGGAGACGGCGCTGCTCGAGGGGGAGATCGACCCGGACGCGGTCTGGACCGACGAGTTCCGGCCCGCCGACGAGGCGCTCGTCGCGGAGTACGCCGACCGCGTTCGGCCGACGGCGGAGTAATCGCGGCGAGGGACGTCCCCGCTCCGCTACCGGTCGATCACCGATCGTCTCGGGACCGGTCGGGAGCCGCCGTCGCGTCGCTCTCACCGGACCCGTCGTCGCGATCGGGGTCGGCGCGGGTGCAGCCGCGCTCGTCGAAGGTTGCACACGCGTCGAGCAGCGTTTTGACCGGCGCCGACGGGTGGTCGAGGCGAAGCGTTCCGGTCCGCCGATCGTACGAGACGACGCCGGCGTCCGCCAGCATCGGGAGCTCGACGTGGACGAGCGATATCTCAACGGTCTCGCGGCGACGTTCGGACACCTCCTTCGGGGACGTGCGATCTAACCGAGCGGCGACGCGTCTAGCGAGACCACCGACGTCCGCGACGTCGTCCTCGCGGAGACAATAGAGGACGCAGCGTCGGCGCCGCTCGCTCAACACCCGTACGAACTCGTCGAGGGCGGGGACGCCGCCGTCGGTTACCGTCGCGGAGGCCGCGTCGCCCTCGATAGCTGCGTCGCGCCCGCTCCGCTCGGAGCCGCCGTTCCCTTCGACCATGATATCACTCGAGAGTACCACGGAGTTATATATTTGGGATGGTACGACACCACATTTATCTGTGATCTAACGATAATACCAGTAAATTTTGCAACGGCCGCACATTCGTCACGCCGATAATTCGCATACGTCGCCTGTCGCATCGAGATTGCGTGTCGGTTGCGGCGATAAGCATTTACTGCCGACGGCCGTAGTCGTGCGTCCGAATGGCCCTCGAGCGCAACTATGACTTCTGGCTGCTCGACCTCGACGGCACCCTCGTCGACGTCGAGTGGTCCTACACTCGCGACGTGTTCGACCGGGTCGGCGACCGGGTCGGCCGCGAGTTCACTGACCGGGAGGCAGATATCCTCTGGAGCGGCCTCACCGGCTCTCGCGACCGCCAACTCGAGGAGTGGGGTGTCGACCCCGTCGAGTTCTGGGAGGCCTTCCACGACGAGGAAGACCCCATGGTCCGAGCCGAACAGACTTATCTCCACGAGGACGCGGCGTTCGTCGCCGACCTCGAGGTGCCGGTCGGCCTGGTCACGCACTGTCAGGAGTTCCTCGCCGAACCCGTCCTGGACCACCTCGGGATCGGCGACTGGTTCGACGCGCGCCTGTGCTGTACCGAGGAGACGGGCTGGAAGCCCGATCCGGGGCCCGTCCAGTCGGTCATGTCCGAACTGGGCGTCGGTCACAACGGCCACCGAGGCGTGCTTGCGGGCGACGGCGCCTGCGACGTCGGCGCGGCGTGGAACGCCGGCCTCGACGCGATCCACGTCGAACGGGTCGGCCACGAGCGGCGTGGCCAGTGCGTGCTCGGCGACTACCGCGTCCAGTCGTTCGCGGAACTGTACTGAGCGATCGCCGCTCGAGAGCGCCGGCAGCGGAACCGGCCCGAGTCCGACCCGACGATATTTCAAGGCCAGTACCCTTTTCGATCGACGGCGGACCGTCCGTATGGAACTCGACGGCACGGACCACGCGATCCTCTACCTCCTGCAGGCGGAGAGTCGCGCGGATTTCACCCACGACGAGATCGCCGAGCGGATCGATGTCTCCTCGAGCACCGTCAGCAACCGCATCCAGCGGCTGGAAGACGAGGGGGTCCTCGAGAAGTTCGATCCGGTAATCAACTACGAAAAGGCGGGTGCGCCCCACCACATTTTGTTCGTCTGTACGGCTCCAATCCCCGAGCGCAGGGACCTCTGCGAGCGGACGATCGAGCTGTCGAACGTCGTCCACGCTCGCGAACTGCTGACCGGATCGCAGAACCTGCACGTCGAAGTCGTCGGTATGCAGGCCGGAGACGTCGAGTCGACCGCCGAAGAATTGGACGGCCTCGGCCTCGAGATCGAACGCTCCGAGATGCTCAGAACGGAGTACAGCCGCCCCTACGATCACTTCGGCTACGAACTCGTCGACGAACCGGACTCGGGATGAGAACGGCCGATAAATACTTGCGGAGATGGCTCGGAGCAGATTATTCCTTCCTTTTGTGGACCGCAGCCAGAACCGATCTTTCCTGCTGGCCAGCAGCAACAAGATATACCACTATTCTTATGTATTTCACCGGCCTTACTCGGATAATGGATTCTCAGCCCTCGAACCGAACCGCCGACGATGCACAGGCTCCGGTGTCGGTCCGCGTCGTCGAAGCGGTCGCGGAACGCGAAGGGATCGATCCGCTCGAACTTTCGCCACCGCTTCACGACGCGATCGATCCGACCGCGCTGGACGACCTCTTTGAATCGAACCGATCCCGGCAGCGGGACGCCGGTTCCGTTTCGTTCACCTACTGTGGATACAGCGTTCGCGTCGAGAGCGACGGCCGGGTCGACCTCGAGACCGAGACCGAAAGGGATTCAGGAGTCCGGTCGGAGACGAATTCACGATGAAGTACTGTCTCGACTGCGACTGGAGTCTGAACGCGACCGACGAACCGTCCCAGCGGGACCGCTCGCAGGCGGCCATCGACCACCACGTCGACACGGGACACACGATCGACTCGAGCGAATCGATCGTCCGTCCGACCGCGCCAGATGTCGCCGGTGAGGTCCTCGTTCGCGATCTGGTTCCCTCGAGCGACTGAGCGGTCGATCGCGCGTCTCGGAGCGACAGTCCCTGACAGCGACCCCGTTACCCGTAGTGTTCCTCGAGGTAGTCGACGATGTCCTCGCTCTCGTAGAGTTGTTCCTCGCGGTCGGTATCGACGAGGAACGGGATCGCATCCTCGCCGCCGAGGTCAGTCATCGCCCGCTGGGCCCACTCGTTGAGCACGTCACCGCCCTCGTGGCCGGGCCGTCGCGGGTTGTGAATCACGTACGAGACGCCGAGGTCCGTCAGTTTCTCGCGGACATCGCTGCTGTGCGGACAGCTCTCCGCCTGATAGAGTTCGAGCATGAGACGGTCGACCACGCCGCGTCGTGTAAACGTTGGCCGCGCACCGTCCGGCGGCTGCGATTGGTTGCCAATTCACCGTATTCATCCATTCTTACCATTCTATCGACAGGAAAGCTTATGCCGGGATACTCGGGTTATCGGAGCATGGCACGCGATACACCGGTACAGAACCGGACCGCCACGGCCGCAACTGACAGTACACTTCCAAATCTCGTAACAATCGTTGGACGAGGCGTCCCCTCGAACTACGAGATTGCCGTCGACGGCGACCTCGAGATGCTCGCCGCCGATCCCGTCGCCGAGGGAACCGTCGTCGCCGGCGGCGTCGCCGAGGGCGCGATAGACGTCGGCGTCCAGCGCTTCCGCTTTTCCGGCCAGATGGCGAACGTTCGTCTCGTCGACTGGAACGGGAACGAAGCGCCCGACTCCGCGAGCGTCCCGACGGTCCACGTCGAGTACGGCGCACCGGACCGGTAACAGTTCGACACGGCCGACTCCGGGTAGGGGTTTCTGCAGTTCCGTACGACTCGATCGCTCACTCTAGAGCGCCAGTAGTGCGACCGCTACAGAGGAACTGGTGGTCTCGAGTCACGACGATTCGAAAAGCCGCTCGCTCGCCCGCCGATCGCTCAGTCGTCGTCGGTCGCGCCGATTCCCGAATCGGGGTTCGCGGTGATGGCCGACGGCGGCGCGAGCGGGCCGTCATCGGCGTCGAACTCCGGATTGAATAGTTGCAGGGCGGTGTGGATGGTACTCCAGTCGTCCTCCGCCGCCGCCTCGCGTAGGCTCTTGGTCGGCGGGGCGAGCAACTGGTTGACCAGCGCGTCGGCCATCGCTTCGACGACCTCGCGTTGCTCCTCGGTAGTTTCCTCCCCGAGGTTCGAGAGCGCGGTCTCGACCTCTCGCTCCTTGATCCGCTCGGCGGACTCATACATCGCCGCGATCGCCTCGTCGGCGCGGGCCCGTTTGTACTGCTCGGTCAGCAGGTCGAACTCCGCGTCGATCATCGCCTCGACCTCGCGGGCCGCGTCGGCCCGCTGCTCGCGGGTCTCCTCGGTGATCGACTCGAGGTCGTCCAGATCGAAGACACGAACCGACGGCAGCGCGTCGGCCGCCGGGGACACGTCCCGCGGCTGGCCGAGGTCAACGACCACCTGCTCGGTCTCTGAGTCCCCCGCCTCGTCGGTCTCTCCCTCGAGTTGACGGGGGCCGAGGATCGGGTTCTCGCTTCCGGTCGCTGTGACGACGACATCGGCGCGGCTCGCGACGGTATCGAGCGCCTCGAGCGGCGCGGCCGTGGCGTTCGTCTCGTCCTCGATGTCGCTGACGAGGTGGTCGGCGTGGGCGACGGTCCGGTTGGCGACGACGAGTTCGTCGACCCCGGCGGCCGCGAGGCTGCGCGCAGCGAGTTGTCCCATCTCGCCGGCACCGACGACCAGCGCGGTCGCCCCCTCGAGGGCGATTTCGGCGGCTGCTCGGCGCGTCGCGGCCGAGCCCAGCGAGACGACGCCCTCGTTGATACCGGTCTCGGTGCGGGCACGCTCGCCGACGTGGATCGCCTTCGTGACGGCGGCCTCGAGCATCGAGCCGATGCCGCCGGCGTCGCGGGCGTCCTCGTAGGCGGTCCGGACCTGCCCGATGATCTGGTCCTCGCCGAGGATCACCGACTCGAGTCCGGCGGCCACCCGAAGCAGGTGCTGCAGGCTCTCGTCGTGGTCGGTCGTGACGACGGCGTCGTCGTCGACCCCGGCGAAAAGTTCCTCGAGGGCGGCCCGACCGATGGCGTGGTCGGGAGCGACGACGTACGCCTCGACTCGGTTACACGTCGAGAGGACGTACGCCTCCTCGATATCGGGAACGGTCAGGAGTTCGTCTACGGCAGCCCCCTGACTGTCGGGACTGGCGACGGCCAGTTGGTCGACGCTACCGCTCTCGTGGGTCACTCGTGCAGCGGTCACGACCCCGGTCGACATCATGGCCGATCACCCCCAGTCGATAGTTCCTCGCCGAGCACGTCCTCAATCACTTGACGGTAGTTAGAAGTACCCGTACGTAAAGCTGTCCAAACCTCCGGAGAATTGACGACATCCGTGACGATCTCTCGTCGTCGGCCCGCCGATACGTCCCGCGATTTGAGTTCCTCGCGCAGCCCCCCGCAGGCTCGAGCCATCTCACCGGCCCCGTCGACCGTCTCCTCGAGTTCCTGTCGCAGGTACTTGCTCAGCGCGGGTGCCGTGCCGCCGGTCGCGACCGCGACGGTAACGGGGTCCTCGCGCACGGTCGCGGGAACGACGACGCTGTCGGACTCGCGCTCGCCCGACCGATCCGCCCGGTTGACGAGCACCCCCTGATCACGGGCCGCGTCGGCGACGGCTCGGTTGATCGCCTCGTCGTCCGTCGCGGCGACGACCAGGGCGGGCGCGGTCCGCTCGAGCCACGCCGGAACGTCGTCGGCGGCGGGCCCGGCCCGGATCAGTTCGGCGTCGCCGAAGTCCCGATCGGTAAACGCCGGGCTGAGGACGATCACCCGCGCCTCGCGGGCGAATCGGCGTGCCTTCCGGGCCCCGACGGGTCCGCCGCCGAAGATCAGCACCGTCTCGTTCGTGAAATCGTGGAGAAGTGGAATCATTGGAGATACTCTGGCACGTCCGGCGGCGCTACTGCGCTCTGGTGTTCGCGTCGGCTCGCTCTGCCATCCGTATACCGGTCTTCTTCAATATTTGCGTCGAGTGCAAGGTGTCCCAGTCGTCGGGAGTTACGTCCCAATATTCCTCCATCCGTTCCCGAACCTGTTCGACTCGCTGGCGGCTCTCTTCCTCGCTGCGGCCGTGGGTCATCGCGAAGAAGTTGTACGGCCAGACGCCCTCGTGGCGCGGCCGCCGGTAACAGTGGGTGACGAACGGTAAGGCGGCGACCTCCGGGCCGACCTCGGGAACGACATCGTCCGGGACGTTCCAGACCGTCATCCCGTTTTCCGTGTACCCCAGCGCGTAGTGGTTCGGCACGACGCCGATCCGGCGGATCTTCCCCTCGCGTTCGAACCGCGTGATCGTCTCGAGCACCCAGTCGATCTCCTGCCCGATCGCATCGGCGATGTCCGCATACGGCGTTTCTGTCAGGGGGACTCCGTCCTGAATCTCGAGGACGAGGTCCCGCTCGGCCGGCGACAGCACGGCGGCGTCGGTCGGCGCGATGTCGGGGCCGAGCGCCGAGCAGTCGACGCCGGCGGCCTCGATATCGCCCCCGCCGTCGAGTGGGCCGTCGACGTAGAACTTGGCCTCGACGCGGAACTCCTGTCGTTTGGGCAGGTTGTACGTCGCTTGGCCCGTCTCGTCCTCGATCTCGGCGAGCACCGTCTCGACGCGGTCCTCGTCGGCGACGCTCACGACGAACCAGACGTTCAGGTGCGGGTGCTCGCGCTCGTAGTTGTGGGCCACCTCGCGCCGGTCGTTGACCGCCTCGACGATCTCGTCGAACCGATCGTCGGGGGCGTGCATGGCGACCAGCGTCGCCGCGCCGCCGATCTCTTGGGCGTTGACGAGGGCCCCGAACCGCGAGAGCACGCCGCGCTCGTCGAGGTCCCGAACCGTCTCGAGCAGTTCCGTCGCATCGATGTCGACCCCGCGGTCGCGCATGGCCGCCGCGGCGTCCTCGAACGGCCGTTCCACGACGGGAAACCCGCCCTGAAAGGCGTTGACGACCGCCCGTTCGCGCTCGGTGAGGTCGACGTCCGTAGTCATACGAAATACTCGGGACTGACGGTGTATAAGCGAATTGGAACCGCACCCGGCGAGAGCTATCTGACTGTCCGATCGGTCGCAGGCTCTCCCGAAAATACCGGCCCGCTCGACCCGTTATAGTCGCTCTTGAAAATCAATGCACACCCGATCGCAGGATAGCGTTGCGATCGGTGTGTAACTCGTTTCAAGAGCGACGATAGTTCACTCGCCCTCGACGCCCATTACGTCGAAGCCCAGATCGCGAACGTCCTCGAGGATCGCCTCGTGGTCCGCGCTCGCCTTGTAGTAGATGACGATATCGAAACTGCCCTCCCGCAGCAGTTGCTGGCACTCCCAGACGAACTCCTCGTCCTCGAGGGTTAGCCCCTGATGCTGATTCGAGGAGAAGTCGGGATCGTCGTTGCCCGAATAGACGTAGCAGTCTTTCGGGTCGTACCCGGAGTGTTCGGCGATGATGTCGCCGACGTCGATCGTTGCCTGCATCATCTTGACGTCTTCCTGCCCGTCGTAATCGGTTCGGACGACCGCCCCGTTGAGGGCGATGTCCCCGGGCTCGAGCAGTGCCTTGGTCCGCCGGTAGAGGTCGTCGTCGATCGCGTCTGGCATTGGCGGCCGTTCGCAGTCCGGACGGATAGCCGTCACGATTCCCCCGTCCGGCGGCCCCGACAAAAGACGGGACCGATTCTCACTGCGGATGGGTCACACGCAAGACACATAGTGTTCAATGACCTTTTGTCGGGTAATGAAGCGGTGGCTCCGTCAGCGCGTCGACACGGCCTACGAGCGGCTGCTCTCTCGGGAGATCTCCGGCGCACCGACGCACGTCGCGGTGATTCAGGACGGGAACCGACGGTACGCCCGCAGTCAGGGCGGCGACGCCCACGAGGGCCACCGTGCAGGAGCCGAAACGACCGAACGGGTCCTCGAGTGGTGTCAGGACATCGGCGTCGAGGAGCTGACGCTGTACACGTTCTCGACGGAGAACTTCGACCGCCCCGACGAGCAAAACGAGGCGCTGTTCGACCTGCTCTGCGAGAAGCTCCACGAGTTCGCGGACGCCGACCGCGTCCACGACAACGGGGTCTGTATTCGCGCGATCGGCGAGACGCAACTGCTGCC from Natrinema versiforme includes these protein-coding regions:
- a CDS encoding ABC transporter substrate-binding protein; its protein translation is MTEIDISSQQAAIDEYQGDPGDRPVLRARFEHNGSPRYMLYTIKRFGYDHDHGFHLDLRLVSDELDEGRETVEAKLQDGDADLIDIDYISTARERADGAPIVAFHPYGQTVGGLVVPEDSGIEGLADLSGHRIGVVRRLDKNWILVRAACREAHGFDPDETATPVEAGSKVELTRLLEDGEVDAILQFWQIVPEIVETGPYREVLPMSTLVDRLAGTEADADRPIPVSTFLTSETYLTDHPDAVRGFRGAFQDAVERLQRDDGLWDEIGERLMYEDDPEVVRAVRDRWRAMVVADWDETTVEGMERLFDHLESVAGADALGVEELPEGLFRPELEVEA
- a CDS encoding ABC transporter substrate-binding protein, translating into MTDAPLSFQLNWEPNGFQSPYFLAREAGFYEDEDLEVEFVEGHGSPYAAKRAARGDADIALAGASAVLAKQSEGFEPLAVAAVTQKTPAAVYTLRDVFGEELTEPAQLAGRTVAPSATKTRILTAQLLEDAGIRDEVDLLEVDPHTHHRVQHKVIDGTVDAAVGVVTNGIEIGREHDRTPDELPIGEYLDIYGMTLVTGPEFADERPETIRSFLRATARGWAAATRDPERAIDVLVDRNATLERNREIERLKFETAAHQLQFTPYVRDHGWGAQDGDRWRRLGETLSETALLEGEIDPDAVWTDEFRPADEALVAEYADRVRPTAE
- a CDS encoding HAD family hydrolase — protein: MALERNYDFWLLDLDGTLVDVEWSYTRDVFDRVGDRVGREFTDREADILWSGLTGSRDRQLEEWGVDPVEFWEAFHDEEDPMVRAEQTYLHEDAAFVADLEVPVGLVTHCQEFLAEPVLDHLGIGDWFDARLCCTEETGWKPDPGPVQSVMSELGVGHNGHRGVLAGDGACDVGAAWNAGLDAIHVERVGHERRGQCVLGDYRVQSFAELY
- a CDS encoding Lrp/AsnC family transcriptional regulator encodes the protein MELDGTDHAILYLLQAESRADFTHDEIAERIDVSSSTVSNRIQRLEDEGVLEKFDPVINYEKAGAPHHILFVCTAPIPERRDLCERTIELSNVVHARELLTGSQNLHVEVVGMQAGDVESTAEELDGLGLEIERSEMLRTEYSRPYDHFGYELVDEPDSG
- a CDS encoding HalOD1 output domain-containing protein, whose amino-acid sequence is MDSQPSNRTADDAQAPVSVRVVEAVAEREGIDPLELSPPLHDAIDPTALDDLFESNRSRQRDAGSVSFTYCGYSVRVESDGRVDLETETERDSGVRSETNSR
- a CDS encoding glutathione S-transferase N-terminal domain-containing protein — its product is MLELYQAESCPHSSDVREKLTDLGVSYVIHNPRRPGHEGGDVLNEWAQRAMTDLGGEDAIPFLVDTDREEQLYESEDIVDYLEEHYG
- the hemA gene encoding glutamyl-tRNA reductase, which codes for MSTGVVTAARVTHESGSVDQLAVASPDSQGAAVDELLTVPDIEEAYVLSTCNRVEAYVVAPDHAIGRAALEELFAGVDDDAVVTTDHDESLQHLLRVAAGLESVILGEDQIIGQVRTAYEDARDAGGIGSMLEAAVTKAIHVGERARTETGINEGVVSLGSAATRRAAAEIALEGATALVVGAGEMGQLAARSLAAAGVDELVVANRTVAHADHLVSDIEDETNATAAPLEALDTVASRADVVVTATGSENPILGPRQLEGETDEAGDSETEQVVVDLGQPRDVSPAADALPSVRVFDLDDLESITEETREQRADAAREVEAMIDAEFDLLTEQYKRARADEAIAAMYESAERIKEREVETALSNLGEETTEEQREVVEAMADALVNQLLAPPTKSLREAAAEDDWSTIHTALQLFNPEFDADDGPLAPPSAITANPDSGIGATDDD
- a CDS encoding bifunctional precorrin-2 dehydrogenase/sirohydrochlorin ferrochelatase, which produces MIPLLHDFTNETVLIFGGGPVGARKARRFAREARVIVLSPAFTDRDFGDAELIRAGPAADDVPAWLERTAPALVVAATDDEAINRAVADAARDQGVLVNRADRSGERESDSVVVPATVREDPVTVAVATGGTAPALSKYLRQELEETVDGAGEMARACGGLREELKSRDVSAGRRREIVTDVVNSPEVWTALRTGTSNYRQVIEDVLGEELSTGGDRP
- a CDS encoding Lrp/AsnC family transcriptional regulator, which produces MTTDVDLTERERAVVNAFQGGFPVVERPFEDAAAAMRDRGVDIDATELLETVRDLDERGVLSRFGALVNAQEIGGAATLVAMHAPDDRFDEIVEAVNDRREVAHNYEREHPHLNVWFVVSVADEDRVETVLAEIEDETGQATYNLPKRQEFRVEAKFYVDGPLDGGGDIEAAGVDCSALGPDIAPTDAAVLSPAERDLVLEIQDGVPLTETPYADIADAIGQEIDWVLETITRFEREGKIRRIGVVPNHYALGYTENGMTVWNVPDDVVPEVGPEVAALPFVTHCYRRPRHEGVWPYNFFAMTHGRSEEESRQRVEQVRERMEEYWDVTPDDWDTLHSTQILKKTGIRMAERADANTRAQ
- a CDS encoding DUF5778 family protein, giving the protein MPDAIDDDLYRRTKALLEPGDIALNGAVVRTDYDGQEDVKMMQATIDVGDIIAEHSGYDPKDCYVYSGNDDPDFSSNQHQGLTLEDEEFVWECQQLLREGSFDIVIYYKASADHEAILEDVRDLGFDVMGVEGE